A stretch of the Leptospira kirschneri serovar Cynopteri str. 3522 CT genome encodes the following:
- a CDS encoding AAA family ATPase produces MREKQNSLLDIQKPPAERLYSEELERLKKRDETKPKPPGWNLSPQAVIDFVLGDVNSGISPKFVGERNFIECCIVALATNRGLMLIGEPGTAKSYLSELLAAAISGDSSLTIQGSAGTTEDQIRYSWNYALMLSEGPSEKSLVPAPIYEGMKLGKIVRFEELSRCPGEIQDTLLSILSDRVLHIPELNGEENVLFAKQGFNIIATSNTRDRGTNEMSSALKRRFNFETVTPISSISEEQALVEREMERLLKQANVPTKLPQDLTEVLVTCFHELRNSKTISGKALEPLSSTLSTAEAVSVGFSAVLHAYYYDEGKVNAGHIVSNMLGSGVKDSVEDLKKIRHYFDQVAAYRNGHAWPEFYQSKKLLNRNS; encoded by the coding sequence ATGAGAGAAAAACAAAATTCACTTTTAGACATACAAAAACCACCCGCAGAAAGACTATACTCCGAAGAATTGGAGCGATTAAAAAAAAGGGACGAAACAAAACCAAAACCGCCCGGTTGGAACCTTTCACCCCAAGCAGTCATAGACTTTGTGTTAGGTGATGTAAATTCCGGAATTTCTCCAAAATTCGTAGGAGAACGAAATTTTATAGAATGTTGTATCGTGGCACTCGCCACCAATCGAGGATTAATGTTAATCGGAGAACCAGGAACAGCCAAAAGTTATTTGAGTGAACTTTTGGCCGCCGCAATTTCTGGAGATTCTTCACTTACGATTCAAGGAAGCGCCGGAACGACGGAAGATCAAATTCGTTATTCTTGGAATTACGCACTGATGTTATCAGAAGGACCGTCCGAAAAATCCCTAGTCCCTGCTCCAATTTATGAAGGTATGAAGTTAGGAAAAATAGTTCGTTTTGAAGAACTTTCCCGTTGTCCTGGAGAAATTCAAGACACGTTACTCTCCATATTAAGCGATAGGGTATTACACATACCGGAATTGAACGGAGAAGAAAATGTACTCTTCGCCAAACAAGGATTTAATATCATAGCCACTTCCAACACGCGGGATAGAGGAACCAACGAAATGAGTTCCGCATTAAAACGAAGATTTAACTTCGAAACCGTAACACCCATTTCTAGCATTTCCGAAGAACAAGCGTTAGTCGAGAGAGAAATGGAACGTTTATTAAAACAAGCAAACGTGCCGACAAAACTTCCCCAGGACTTGACAGAAGTACTCGTAACCTGTTTTCACGAATTACGAAATTCTAAAACAATTTCCGGAAAGGCGTTGGAACCGCTTAGTTCCACGTTGAGTACCGCGGAAGCGGTCAGCGTAGGATTTTCTGCCGTATTACACGCGTATTACTACGACGAAGGAAAAGTAAACGCAGGACATATAGTCTCTAACATGTTAGGTTCCGGTGTAAAAGATTCGGTTGAAGACTTAAAAAAAATAAGACACTACTTTGATCAAGTGGCCGCATATCGAAACGGACACGCTTGGCCAGAGTTTTATCAGTCTAAAAAACTTTTAAACAGGAATTCCTAA